The Phragmites australis chromosome 13, lpPhrAust1.1, whole genome shotgun sequence DNA window GGTTACCTTCCCCGTATAGGGTAGCTTTACCTCCCTACCAAAGGTCTGCCCAAAATTGACAAATTGTGAGCCAAATCAAGCAAAGGTCTGTCAATTTATTAAAGGTTAACGGTTTCATTGGGGCCTAATACACAGTACGATCTGTGAAGCTCTCTTGGAACTGAACTGCTTGCAGCTGACACCTTTCCTCAAAATATTGCTGCCAAATTAGATTGGAATTGCACCATTCATCCAACCTTGATATGTAGAACTGCACACATTCATCCAACATTTCCTCAAAATCTTGCTGCCAACAACTGATTGAAGTGTTGTTTCAGCTTAGAACGATCCCTGAACTCATGTTTCTGCCTTCCAAACCATGTGGCACATAAGCATCAGAACTGAATTGCATGCAGCCGAAATGTTTCTCGAAATCTTGCTGCTAACAACTGACTGAAGTGTTGTGTTGTTTCAGCTTAGAACAATCACAGCAGAACATCACCTCACAATCACCTATTTGAGACAGTTCACCAAATCCACCATGAAATTGGATCTTACAATCAGGCAATATACATCATAACAGAGAAGTATAAAACTGACACCTCTGATAATTAACCACATCTGATAAAAGTTGTCGGTGATTAACATTTCAAGCTTAACATCAATATCTGCACATCCGTTACCACGCGGGTAGACTAACGCTCAAGCAACCAAAGCAActctgctgaaattgtacactTGTGTGTTCATAGGCATGCACCAAACAGACCAAGCTTAGATTGCTAATTAATGTCTTCAGTCCTCACTGTAGCAAACCACTAGTCCACTAGTGACCTGAATTTATGACCATCTGGTGAAGAGACTAATCGAGGGAACTCAACTCCAAACCCCTAGTGAATAATCCAACACTATTGGCACATCAAGAACTGGGGACAGGATTAACATTTGGAGCTAGCTCTTGGTCTTGTTCACTTGAAAGGCCATGGAGATGATGTCGTCGTGGAGGCAGAAGTGGTCCCAGCAATGGCAGCTGTACACCCGCGGCCCCACCAATTCCGCCATCGGTGCCCCTCCCTTCCCATGCAACCAGTGGTGACGTTCATCGCACACTAGGGAGCTAAACGTGCGCTCCGAGGGTACATGGCCTAGGCGAACCCAACTTGCAAGTTCCAGGTCTCATCAATGGCGGTGGTCAAGACCTCGGCAACAGAGGTTGATAGGGTAGGGATCAGCTACCCGAGGTGGGGAGAGGCCGGCTTGACGATAATGGATGCGGGCCGGCTAGGTCGAGTGCTTTGGGGCGGGTGATGTCTCGGAACGGCGGTTAGAACTTAGAAGCGCAGAGGGAAAAGGGCGGTGGCGTGGCGAGCGGCGCTGTGCGCGTGGGGCACCAAGGCGGAAGGAAGGAGATGGTGGTGGGGATGAGAGTAGACCTGGGACTTgcgccgggccgggccgggccggccctGCCCTTTGGGCCGTACCAGATGGTATGAGAAGTTGTTCGGGCCATGCCGGGCTGGCACGACGAGCCTCCAACAGGCCTTAGGCATGGCACGAAGGCACGATGTAGCCGGACTGGCATGGACCTGGCACCGATCTTGACTGAGGGCCAGCGCGACCGACAGGACGAGCGCGGCGACACAAAGCGAATGCCTCCATGGCCGAGGCCCTACACGGTGGGTCGCCCCATGCCCAGGCCTCCGAGGCCCTCTGCAGCGCCGCCATGGCCTTACTCGGCTAAGCACCACGACACTGTGCCCTCGCAGCGGCACCGCTCGTCCGCGTTGGCGTCCTGCCTCGCAGCGGTCGCGTTCCTCCTGTTGTCCGCTGGCAGGGCTGACGCGGCGTTGTTCCTCCTCTTCCGCCCTCGCCCGCCGGGCATCGTAGTGGCTGTCGTGCGGCTGCCGTCCTTCGCCGCGGCCAACGGAACCGTGGCCTTCACCTTCGAGCAGACCACTGTCGTGCTCAAACTCAACCGCTCGCGGCGCGTCCAATGGTTATCCggaaacccccccccccccccccacacacacacacacacacatgaggataaatatttttctatgcGCGTTTGTTGCAGCGCTCGTCGTCCAAACATATCAGCGACTAGTATGAGCGCGGGTGGGCAGCGGTCGGGCTATTTTCGTGTTGGGTTGGTCAGGCACAATCCATTTTTCGTGTTAGGTTAGGTCATTCATCGTACCTTATATTAAGGTTCAGCACGACCTATAAATCCTGCTGGCCTATATGTGCTGCACGGCCTATAAATCGTGTTGGCCTTTTTGTGCTCGTGTTGTGCCGTGTTTGGGATGGGGCAGGCTGTC harbors:
- the LOC133889471 gene encoding uncharacterized protein LOC133889471, which codes for MPGWHDEPPTGLRHGTKARCSRTGMDLAPILTEGQRDRQDERGDTKRMPPWPRPYTVGRPMPRPPRPSAAPPWPYSAKHHDTVPSQRHRSSALASCLAAVAFLLLSAGRADAALFLLFRPRPPGIVVAVVRLPSFAAANGTVAFTFEQTTVVLKLNRSRRVQWLSGNPPP